A window from Pseudomonas campi encodes these proteins:
- a CDS encoding HopJ type III effector protein — protein MNLQDFRARLHSEQFLFAETLAFIAAHYDYQPSAFRNGSVDNASGQNEGSCKTLGLALLEGLSLEETLRAFGEHYRAVLASPDGSDHGNIRALQDTGLHGVQFEHQPLTRKA, from the coding sequence ATGAACCTGCAAGACTTCCGCGCCCGCCTGCACAGCGAGCAGTTCCTGTTTGCCGAGACCCTGGCCTTTATCGCCGCGCACTACGACTACCAGCCCAGCGCCTTTCGCAACGGCAGCGTGGACAACGCCAGCGGCCAGAATGAAGGCTCCTGCAAGACCCTCGGCCTGGCCCTGCTCGAAGGTTTGAGCCTGGAAGAAACCCTGCGCGCCTTTGGCGAGCACTACCGTGCCGTGCTAGCCAGCCCGGACGGCAGCGACCACGGCAATATTCGCGCCCTGCAGGACACCGGCCTGCACGGCGTGCAGTTTGAGCATCAGCCGCTCACGCGCAAGGCCTGA
- a CDS encoding antibiotic biosynthesis monooxygenase, with amino-acid sequence MSADPVTLMVARRVHRERFPEFRTWLHEGQLLAADFAGYLGSGVLAPPAGDDEFQIVFRFADQATLAAWEHSASRRAWLQRGSGLFADPQERRIQGLDAWFGNSLRQPPRWKQSVAIWLAFFPVSLGFNLLFGGWLDDLSLTVRVLLSTLTLTPLMTYWFIPLSTRLLAPWLQARKTSAPTDPALQVR; translated from the coding sequence ATGTCTGCTGATCCCGTCACCCTGATGGTGGCCCGCCGCGTCCATCGCGAGCGCTTCCCCGAATTCCGCACCTGGCTGCATGAAGGCCAGCTGCTCGCCGCCGATTTCGCTGGGTACCTGGGCTCCGGCGTCCTGGCACCACCGGCAGGCGACGACGAATTCCAGATCGTCTTTCGCTTCGCCGACCAGGCCACGCTCGCGGCCTGGGAACACTCGGCCTCGCGCCGCGCCTGGCTGCAGCGCGGCAGCGGCCTGTTCGCCGACCCGCAGGAGCGGCGCATCCAGGGCCTCGACGCCTGGTTCGGCAACAGCCTGCGCCAACCGCCGCGCTGGAAGCAGAGCGTGGCTATCTGGCTGGCGTTCTTCCCCGTATCGCTGGGCTTCAACCTGCTGTTCGGCGGGTGGCTAGACGACCTGTCGCTGACCGTGCGCGTACTGCTCAGCACCCTGACGCTGACGCCCCTGATGACCTACTGGTTCATCCCGCTGTCGACCCGACTGCTCGCCCCCTGGCTGCAAGCGCGCAAAACCTCTGCGCCAACAGACCCGGCCCTGCAGGTACGCTGA
- a CDS encoding DUF1244 domain-containing protein, whose product MTEQQRLELEAAAFRTLVQHLRSRPDVQNIDLMNLAGFCRNCLSKWYKAAADDLEVEISVEQAREEIYGMPYAEWKAKHQKEASAAQQAAFAKGKN is encoded by the coding sequence ATGACTGAACAACAACGCCTCGAACTCGAAGCCGCCGCCTTTCGCACCCTGGTCCAGCACCTGCGTTCGCGCCCCGATGTGCAGAACATCGACCTGATGAACCTGGCAGGCTTCTGCCGCAACTGCCTGTCCAAATGGTACAAGGCCGCCGCCGACGACCTCGAAGTGGAAATCAGCGTCGAACAGGCCCGCGAAGAGATCTACGGCATGCCGTATGCCGAGTGGAAAGCCAAACACCAGAAAGAAGCCAGCGCCGCACAACAGGCCGCCTTCGCCAAGGGAAAAAACTGA
- the folM gene encoding dihydromonapterin reductase, translated as MSGSAAPILLTGASQRLGLHCALRLLESGQAVIVSYRSERPGLELLRERGALTLPADFASEAGILAFIETLKSHTDSLRAIVHNASDWLTETPGNEAAVFQQMVNVHMLAPYLINLHCEPLLRRSTPADIIHISDDVVRAGSAKRPAYCASKAGLDNLTLSFAARFAPAIKVNGIAPALIQFNEGDDPAYRAKRLAESALGIEPGAEVIYQSLRYLLDNPYVTGTTLAVNGGRHLV; from the coding sequence ATGAGCGGTTCCGCCGCCCCTATTCTGCTCACCGGTGCCAGCCAGCGTCTCGGCCTGCACTGTGCGCTGCGCCTGCTCGAAAGCGGACAAGCGGTGATCGTCAGCTACCGCAGCGAACGTCCCGGCCTTGAGCTGCTGCGTGAGCGTGGTGCACTGACCTTGCCAGCCGACTTCGCCAGCGAAGCCGGCATCCTGGCTTTCATCGAAACCCTGAAAAGCCACACCGACAGCCTGCGTGCGATCGTGCACAACGCTTCCGACTGGCTGACCGAGACACCCGGCAACGAAGCTGCCGTGTTTCAGCAGATGGTCAACGTGCACATGCTCGCGCCGTACCTGATCAATCTGCACTGCGAGCCGTTGCTGCGCCGCAGCACGCCTGCCGACATCATCCATATCAGCGATGACGTGGTCCGCGCCGGCAGTGCCAAGCGCCCGGCCTACTGCGCCAGCAAAGCCGGCCTGGACAACCTGACCCTGTCCTTCGCCGCGCGCTTCGCCCCGGCGATCAAGGTCAACGGCATCGCCCCGGCGCTGATCCAGTTCAACGAAGGCGATGACCCGGCCTACCGTGCCAAGCGCCTGGCCGAATCCGCGCTGGGTATCGAACCCGGTGCCGAGGTCATCTACCAGAGCTTGCGCTACCTGCTCGACAATCCTTATGTCACCGGCACCACGCTTGCCGTCAATGGCGGTCGCCACCTCGTCTGA
- a CDS encoding acyltransferase: MLHFLPAPLRGLVAGLMLALNTLICCWPLFAVALLKLLLPVPAIQRGLRSVMHGIGEFWISVNKFWMNLVCRTHWDVAGAQNFDLQHSYLVTSNHQSWVDILVLQYQLNRRMPLLKFFLKQELIWVPVIGLCWWALEFPFMKRYSKAYLAKHPEKLGQDLATTRKACERYKTNPVSVFNFLEGTRFTQAKHDQQGSAFQYLLKPKAGGIAFVLDAMGEQLHSIINVTIHYPGGSPGFWDLLCGRLQKVVVRFEELQIPAEFIGQNYDQDEAYRLSFQQWVNQLWEAKDAKLAQLHQEFPATRR, from the coding sequence ATGCTGCACTTTCTGCCTGCCCCGCTACGTGGCCTGGTTGCCGGCCTGATGCTGGCCCTGAACACCCTCATCTGCTGCTGGCCGCTGTTCGCCGTGGCGCTGCTCAAGCTGCTCCTGCCGGTGCCGGCGATCCAGCGCGGCCTGCGTTCCGTCATGCACGGCATCGGCGAGTTCTGGATCAGCGTCAACAAGTTCTGGATGAACCTGGTCTGCCGCACCCACTGGGATGTCGCCGGTGCGCAGAACTTCGACCTCCAGCACTCCTACCTGGTAACCAGCAACCACCAGAGTTGGGTCGATATCCTGGTGCTGCAGTACCAGCTGAACCGGCGCATGCCGCTGCTCAAGTTCTTCCTCAAGCAGGAGCTGATCTGGGTGCCAGTGATCGGCCTGTGCTGGTGGGCGCTGGAGTTCCCCTTCATGAAGCGCTACTCCAAGGCCTACCTGGCCAAGCACCCGGAGAAGCTCGGCCAGGACCTGGCCACCACACGCAAGGCCTGCGAGCGCTACAAGACCAATCCGGTTTCGGTATTCAACTTCCTCGAAGGCACTCGCTTCACCCAGGCCAAGCATGATCAACAGGGCTCGGCCTTCCAGTACCTGCTCAAGCCCAAGGCCGGCGGCATCGCCTTCGTGCTGGATGCCATGGGCGAGCAACTGCACTCGATCATCAACGTGACCATCCATTACCCAGGCGGCAGCCCAGGCTTCTGGGATCTGCTGTGCGGCAGGCTGCAGAAGGTGGTGGTGCGTTTCGAGGAGCTGCAGATTCCGGCCGAGTTCATCGGCCAGAACTATGACCAGGATGAGGCCTACCGACTGTCCTTCCAACAGTGGGTCAACCAGCTCTGGGAAGCCAAGGATGCCAAGCTGGCGCAGTTGCACCAGGAGTTCCCGGCCACCCGCCGGTAA
- a CDS encoding putative bifunctional diguanylate cyclase/phosphodiesterase: MAQLELDTQVDSQVLLVVDDREENLVAMEALLGDGEWDVRTVNSGEAALQCMIEEPVGLVLLDVQMPKMDGFEVARLMRGSPHTRHTPIIFLSAIAHTEDSVLHGYAIGAVDFILKPFDPKVLRHKISALLEHERHRHELLQLSQQLDSARAFNASVLENASEGILVLDQDGLISFANPAMAQMLHGEVADLQGTQLLSYLHAPQMPADWKISEFYLSWRAGKTYRLHDAVLNTFSGSFLPVALSCSPLPQYQNAMVLIALDMSVVSNLHAQLESQAITDALTGLYNRRGFNQALEAALSRIDRSGKRMAVLYLDLDGFKRVNDSLGHAAGDEILRTVAEQLKTCLRPYDILARMGGDEFTALLDSLDHPEDAARVAEKLIELVSVRHKVDGVEFTLGASVGIACFPECGQTVDGLLRAADMAMYEAKRAGRQQYRFFSPEMNGRARSRLMLEESLRTAIDQDDFVLVYQPQIDLASGRLRGFEALLRWQHRVAGTIAPGVFIPLLEETRLINRLGDWIFQRGIQQCRDWRPQFGEDLLLSLNVSPVQFSMPQLVGDLRRVLESHQLKPSQLEVEVTESALMQDLDTTREQLRQLRELGVRIAIDDFGTGYSSLAYLRHFELDTLKIDRLFISNMLDSPKDAAIVSTIIDLGHHLGLEIIAEGVETIAQRDWLIAHQCSTMQGFLVAPGLSVEKAGAFPPQLDWTTWAPEA, translated from the coding sequence ATGGCGCAGTTAGAGCTCGATACGCAGGTGGATTCCCAGGTGCTGCTGGTGGTCGATGATCGTGAAGAAAACCTGGTGGCCATGGAGGCCCTGCTCGGTGATGGCGAGTGGGATGTGCGCACCGTCAATTCCGGCGAGGCCGCCCTGCAGTGCATGATCGAGGAGCCGGTTGGCCTGGTCCTGCTGGATGTGCAGATGCCGAAGATGGATGGCTTCGAAGTCGCCCGCCTGATGCGTGGCAGCCCGCACACCCGGCATACGCCGATCATCTTCCTCTCGGCCATCGCCCACACCGAAGATTCGGTGCTGCACGGTTATGCCATCGGCGCCGTGGACTTCATCCTCAAACCTTTCGATCCCAAGGTGTTGCGCCACAAGATCAGTGCCTTGCTCGAGCATGAACGCCATCGCCACGAGTTGCTCCAGCTCAGCCAGCAGCTGGACAGCGCGCGCGCCTTCAATGCCTCGGTGCTGGAGAATGCCTCCGAAGGCATCCTGGTGCTGGATCAGGATGGCCTGATCAGCTTCGCCAACCCGGCCATGGCGCAGATGCTCCACGGCGAAGTGGCCGACTTGCAGGGCACCCAGCTGCTTTCCTACCTGCATGCACCGCAGATGCCGGCGGACTGGAAGATCTCTGAGTTCTACCTCAGCTGGCGGGCCGGCAAGACCTATCGCCTGCATGATGCGGTGCTCAACACCTTCAGCGGCAGCTTCCTGCCGGTGGCGCTGTCCTGTTCACCGCTGCCGCAGTACCAGAACGCCATGGTGCTGATTGCCCTGGACATGTCGGTGGTGAGCAACCTGCATGCCCAGCTCGAGTCGCAGGCGATCACCGATGCGCTGACCGGCCTGTACAACCGCCGCGGCTTCAATCAGGCCCTGGAAGCGGCGCTGTCGCGCATCGACCGCAGCGGCAAGCGCATGGCCGTGCTCTATCTCGACCTGGACGGCTTCAAGCGGGTCAACGACTCGCTGGGGCATGCCGCTGGCGACGAGATCCTGCGCACGGTGGCCGAGCAGCTGAAGACCTGCCTGCGTCCTTACGACATCCTCGCGCGCATGGGCGGCGACGAGTTCACCGCGCTGCTCGATTCGCTGGACCATCCGGAGGATGCGGCGCGGGTGGCGGAGAAGCTGATCGAGCTGGTGTCGGTGCGGCACAAGGTCGATGGCGTCGAGTTCACCCTGGGGGCCAGCGTCGGTATCGCCTGCTTCCCCGAGTGCGGGCAGACCGTCGATGGCCTGCTGCGTGCAGCGGACATGGCCATGTACGAAGCCAAGCGCGCCGGGCGCCAGCAGTACCGCTTCTTCTCCCCGGAAATGAATGGCCGCGCGCGCTCGCGGCTGATGCTCGAGGAGAGCCTGCGCACGGCTATCGACCAAGACGATTTCGTCCTCGTCTACCAGCCGCAGATTGACCTGGCCAGCGGCCGCCTGCGCGGCTTCGAGGCGTTGCTGCGCTGGCAGCACCGGGTCGCCGGTACCATTGCGCCGGGCGTGTTCATTCCGCTACTGGAGGAAACCCGGCTGATCAACCGCCTGGGTGATTGGATCTTCCAGCGTGGTATCCAGCAGTGCCGTGACTGGCGCCCGCAATTCGGCGAGGACCTGCTGCTCAGTCTCAACGTCAGTCCGGTGCAGTTCAGCATGCCGCAGCTGGTCGGAGACCTGCGCCGGGTGCTGGAGAGCCATCAGCTCAAACCGTCACAGCTGGAAGTGGAAGTCACCGAGAGTGCACTGATGCAGGATCTCGACACCACCCGCGAGCAATTGCGCCAGCTGCGCGAGCTGGGTGTGCGCATCGCCATCGACGATTTCGGCACCGGCTATTCGTCGCTGGCCTACCTGCGCCATTTCGAGCTGGATACGCTGAAGATCGATCGCCTGTTCATCTCCAACATGCTCGACTCCCCGAAGGATGCGGCCATCGTCAGCACCATCATCGACCTGGGTCATCACCTCGGTCTGGAGATCATTGCCGAAGGGGTGGAGACCATCGCCCAGCGCGACTGGTTGATCGCCCATCAGTGCAGCACCATGCAGGGGTTTCTGGTGGCGCCGGGGTTATCGGTGGAGAAGGCCGGGGCATTTCCGCCCCAGCTCGATTGGACGACCTGGGCGCCAGAGGCCTGA
- a CDS encoding CHASE domain-containing protein: MDDTAPAISPRKPWIPLLVTVLLLAGLSVLVTWQWLVLGASNRDEQDARFALAVDGIEQSVRERMLAYEMVLRGMSGLMAGSSDVSHEEWQRAADQLQLQERYPGIQALSWGRYLRNSELEAFVQRERGNGRPEFQAYPPGPRDEYLIVDFINPLDWRNRRALGFDMYSEATRRQAISQARDSGEAVLTGPLKLRQEIEQDVQAGALLYLPVYRQNAPQTNIDERRAAVLGMVAGVFRMGDLMHGILGSSSELFWVELRDSQDAANPLLKAVSTDAHRPRFETQRTLNIYGRTWQLKVSSTPQYEQTLHNSSLSIGLGSGLLAALLLSLLIGGYLFLRERALTNNERLNQGVREREERFRLVIEASPNAIVLVDSHGRVAMINRQTELMFGYGREEILGQPVEKLLPESIRKAHVGMRENFQAAPEPRRMGGSRELFGQHREGRQIPLEVGLSPIRAGNEVLVQAVIIDISERKAAEERFRLVVEASPNAIVLVDGHGLVAMVNRQTEQMFGYSRDELLGQPVEQLLPESLRKMHPHLRESFTNDPSPRRMGGNRELFGQHRDGHLIPLEVGLSPLRSGTDVLVQAVIIDISERKAAEQRLREQAEQLALANRYKSEFLANMSHELRTPLNSILILSEQLKQNMAGNLTEKQVKHADIVYRAGNDLLQLINDVLDLAKIEAGRVQLKLEPLNVHDMLVELDSSLRPMAELKGLRLLNSMEPGVPRVIHTDRGRLHQILRNLLSNALKFTEAGEVELSISRSPTPLDDERETLQIVVRDTGIGIAPEQHERIFQAFQQIDGSTSRRFGGTGLGLAITRQLVEVLDGKISLESVPGQGSRFIVQLPVVALTQVEPDQPLSSAPVRSGQGPALLIIEDDLNFSAVIAEEAQVHGFSSVLCRSGKQAINLLQSERFVAVVLDILLPDISGWQIYRRLRSLAQYRDIPVHIISCVPQPQDWHEDGTRYLVKPIGRNDLEQVFVGLAGLGQTLRPLLLVEDVEIEREHYHEHLTQLGFTVTSVSSAEAARQAYAEQGFSALVIDLDLPDQDGFELLEAMDRQRPLQATQVVINTGLDITRQDLQRLRRYSAVVVRKSGDDLGPLSAALQGFLSGVREPQSDSSGLAGKRVLLVDDDIRNIYAMTALLDEVGLVVTPAKDGVEALERFARQPFDLVLMDMAMPRMDGYTATRLLKEEHDCRIPIIALTAHAMKGDREKCITAGADDYLAKPVSRQELLEHLHRWLIEAPQPLRQALG, from the coding sequence ATGGACGACACCGCCCCGGCTATTTCACCGCGTAAACCCTGGATTCCTCTGCTGGTCACCGTGTTGCTGTTGGCCGGCCTGAGTGTCCTGGTGACCTGGCAGTGGCTGGTGCTGGGAGCCAGCAACCGCGACGAGCAGGACGCCCGCTTTGCCCTGGCCGTGGATGGCATCGAGCAAAGCGTGCGCGAGCGCATGCTGGCCTACGAAATGGTCCTGCGTGGCATGTCCGGGTTGATGGCCGGCAGTAGCGACGTGTCCCATGAAGAGTGGCAGCGTGCGGCGGACCAGTTGCAGTTGCAGGAGCGCTACCCCGGCATCCAGGCCCTGAGTTGGGGTCGTTACCTGCGTAACAGTGAACTGGAAGCCTTCGTGCAGCGCGAGCGTGGCAACGGCCGGCCGGAGTTCCAGGCCTATCCCCCTGGGCCGCGTGATGAGTACCTGATCGTCGACTTCATCAACCCGCTGGACTGGCGCAACCGTCGTGCCCTGGGCTTCGACATGTACAGCGAGGCGACCCGCCGACAAGCCATCAGTCAGGCCCGCGACAGTGGTGAAGCGGTGCTGACTGGGCCGCTCAAGCTCAGGCAGGAAATCGAACAGGATGTGCAGGCCGGAGCACTCTTGTATCTGCCGGTGTATCGCCAGAATGCGCCGCAGACCAATATCGATGAGCGGCGCGCTGCGGTGCTTGGCATGGTCGCTGGAGTCTTCCGCATGGGTGACCTGATGCACGGCATCCTCGGCAGCAGCAGCGAGCTGTTCTGGGTCGAGCTGCGCGACAGCCAGGATGCCGCCAACCCGCTGCTCAAGGCAGTCTCGACAGACGCCCATCGACCCCGTTTCGAAACCCAGCGCACGCTGAACATCTACGGCCGTACCTGGCAGCTCAAGGTCAGCAGCACCCCCCAATACGAGCAGACACTGCACAACAGCAGCCTGAGTATCGGCCTGGGCAGCGGCTTGCTGGCCGCGCTGTTGCTGTCCTTGCTGATTGGCGGTTACCTGTTCCTGCGCGAACGGGCGCTGACCAACAACGAACGTCTCAATCAGGGCGTGCGTGAGCGCGAAGAGCGTTTTCGCCTGGTGATCGAGGCATCGCCTAACGCCATCGTGCTGGTCGACAGTCATGGCCGGGTCGCCATGATCAATCGGCAGACCGAACTGATGTTCGGCTATGGCCGCGAAGAGATCCTCGGCCAGCCGGTGGAAAAGCTCCTGCCAGAGTCCATTCGCAAGGCCCATGTCGGCATGCGCGAGAACTTCCAGGCAGCGCCGGAACCTCGGCGCATGGGCGGCAGCCGCGAGCTGTTCGGTCAGCACCGCGAGGGTCGACAGATTCCCCTGGAAGTGGGCCTGTCACCGATCCGCGCGGGTAATGAGGTGCTGGTGCAGGCGGTGATTATCGACATCAGCGAGCGCAAGGCCGCCGAGGAGCGCTTCCGCCTGGTGGTCGAGGCCTCACCCAACGCCATCGTGCTGGTCGATGGCCATGGCCTGGTGGCCATGGTCAATCGTCAGACCGAACAGATGTTTGGCTACTCGCGTGATGAGTTGCTCGGTCAGCCGGTCGAGCAGTTGCTGCCCGAGTCTCTGCGCAAGATGCACCCACACCTGCGTGAAAGTTTTACCAACGATCCATCGCCACGGCGCATGGGCGGCAACCGCGAGCTGTTCGGTCAGCACCGCGATGGTCACCTGATTCCCCTGGAAGTCGGCCTCTCGCCGCTGCGCAGCGGCACCGATGTGCTGGTGCAGGCGGTGATCATCGACATCAGCGAGCGCAAGGCCGCCGAGCAGCGCCTGCGTGAGCAGGCCGAGCAGCTGGCGCTGGCCAACCGCTACAAGTCCGAATTCCTCGCCAACATGTCCCATGAGTTGCGTACCCCGCTGAACAGCATCCTGATCCTCAGCGAGCAGCTGAAGCAGAACATGGCGGGCAACCTCACGGAGAAACAGGTCAAGCATGCCGACATCGTCTACCGGGCCGGCAACGACCTGCTGCAGCTGATCAACGATGTACTCGATCTGGCCAAGATCGAGGCCGGTCGGGTCCAGCTCAAGCTCGAGCCGCTGAATGTTCACGACATGCTAGTGGAGCTGGACTCCAGTCTGCGGCCGATGGCCGAGCTCAAGGGCCTGCGTCTGCTCAACAGCATGGAGCCTGGGGTGCCGCGGGTGATTCATACCGACCGCGGGCGCCTGCATCAGATCCTGCGCAACCTGCTGTCCAATGCGCTCAAATTCACCGAGGCAGGCGAGGTGGAACTGTCCATCAGCCGCTCGCCAACGCCGCTGGATGATGAGCGCGAAACCCTGCAAATCGTCGTGCGCGATACCGGCATCGGCATCGCCCCGGAGCAGCATGAGCGGATCTTCCAGGCCTTCCAGCAGATCGACGGTTCGACCAGTCGGCGCTTCGGTGGCACTGGCCTGGGCCTGGCGATTACCCGGCAGCTGGTCGAAGTGCTGGATGGCAAGATCAGCCTGGAGAGCGTGCCCGGGCAAGGTTCGCGCTTCATCGTGCAGCTGCCGGTGGTGGCCCTGACCCAGGTCGAACCGGACCAGCCCCTGAGCAGCGCGCCCGTGCGCAGTGGTCAGGGACCAGCGCTGCTGATCATCGAGGACGACCTCAATTTCTCCGCGGTGATTGCCGAAGAGGCCCAGGTCCATGGTTTTTCCAGCGTGCTCTGCCGCAGTGGCAAACAGGCGATCAACCTGCTGCAGAGCGAGCGTTTTGTCGCCGTAGTACTCGACATCCTCCTGCCGGATATCAGTGGCTGGCAGATCTACCGGCGCCTGCGCAGCCTGGCGCAGTACCGCGACATACCGGTGCACATCATCTCCTGTGTGCCACAGCCCCAGGACTGGCACGAGGATGGCACGCGCTATCTGGTCAAGCCCATCGGGCGCAATGACCTCGAGCAGGTCTTCGTCGGGCTCGCCGGCCTTGGTCAGACTCTACGCCCACTGTTGTTGGTGGAAGATGTCGAGATCGAGCGCGAGCATTACCACGAGCACCTCACGCAGCTGGGTTTCACCGTCACCTCGGTGAGCAGTGCCGAGGCGGCGCGCCAGGCCTATGCGGAGCAAGGTTTCAGCGCCCTGGTGATCGACCTCGACCTGCCGGACCAGGATGGTTTCGAGTTGCTCGAGGCTATGGATCGGCAGCGCCCCCTGCAGGCGACTCAGGTGGTGATCAACACCGGCCTGGATATAACCCGCCAGGATCTGCAACGCCTGCGCCGGTACTCGGCTGTGGTGGTACGCAAGAGCGGCGACGATCTGGGCCCGCTGAGTGCTGCCCTGCAAGGCTTCCTGTCCGGCGTGCGCGAGCCGCAGAGCGACAGTTCCGGCCTGGCCGGCAAGCGCGTGCTGCTGGTGGATGACGATATTCGCAATATCTACGCGATGACCGCGTTGCTGGACGAGGTCGGCCTGGTCGTCACTCCGGCCAAGGATGGCGTGGAAGCCCTGGAACGCTTCGCGCGCCAGCCCTTCGATCTGGTGCTGATGGACATGGCGATGCCGCGCATGGACGGCTACACCGCCACGCGCCTGCTCAAGGAAGAACACGATTGTCGGATTCCGATCATTGCCCTGACCGCTCATGCGATGAAGGGCGACCGCGAGAAATGCATCACCGCCGGGGCAGACGATTACCTGGCCAAACCGGTCAGCCGCCAGGAGTTGCTGGAGCACCTGCATCGCTGGTTGATCGAAGCCCCTCAACCCTTGCGGCAGGCGTTGGGATGA
- a CDS encoding MerR family transcriptional regulator yields the protein MTERAGAALVSDSLQQEELFPIREVSRLTGVHPVTLRAWERRYGLIQPTRTDSGHRLYSAADIESVRSILAWIERGVSVSKVGKILARSSAIKMPTPVYVEVTASEWGEWQARIRSAVAAFDGVQLERLYGQIFSTYPLLVVFQDIFVPLWQELLLHRDDYGQASAWLFLDAFLRARALQRLQLAAAGQGTVLLSALPGHCRELELLVAGLLLGGAEGRVQVLALGQPLEELALVCEKVQPQALVLFSNQPPADDLPRQLSRLALALPCPLLLAGDASELIEDELSGSPIACLGNEGRLMHQRLQQFLAGHLDT from the coding sequence ATGACCGAACGCGCTGGTGCTGCTCTTGTCTCCGACTCCCTGCAACAGGAAGAGTTGTTTCCCATTCGCGAGGTTTCGCGGCTGACCGGGGTTCACCCGGTCACCTTGCGCGCCTGGGAGCGACGCTACGGGCTGATCCAGCCGACACGCACCGACAGTGGCCATCGCCTGTACTCGGCGGCGGATATCGAATCGGTACGCAGCATCCTCGCCTGGATCGAGCGTGGCGTCTCGGTGAGCAAGGTCGGCAAGATCCTCGCCCGCAGCAGCGCGATCAAGATGCCGACGCCGGTCTATGTCGAAGTCACCGCCAGCGAGTGGGGCGAGTGGCAGGCGCGTATTCGCAGTGCGGTGGCGGCATTCGATGGGGTGCAGCTGGAGCGGCTGTACGGCCAGATTTTCTCCACCTACCCGCTGCTGGTGGTGTTCCAGGATATCTTCGTGCCGCTGTGGCAGGAGTTGTTGCTGCACCGTGACGATTACGGCCAGGCCAGTGCCTGGTTGTTCCTCGATGCCTTCCTCCGTGCGCGCGCCTTGCAGCGCCTGCAACTGGCTGCCGCAGGGCAGGGCACGGTGCTGTTGTCGGCCTTGCCCGGGCATTGCCGGGAGCTGGAGCTGCTGGTGGCCGGCCTGTTGCTGGGTGGTGCCGAAGGCCGGGTACAGGTGTTGGCGCTGGGCCAGCCGCTGGAGGAACTGGCGCTGGTCTGCGAGAAGGTCCAGCCCCAGGCGCTGGTGCTGTTCTCCAACCAACCGCCGGCCGACGATCTGCCGCGTCAGCTCAGTCGTTTGGCCCTGGCGTTGCCCTGTCCGCTGCTGCTGGCCGGTGACGCCTCCGAGCTGATCGAAGATGAGCTCAGTGGTTCGCCGATTGCCTGCCTGGGCAATGAAGGCCGTCTGATGCACCAGCGGCTGCAGCAATTCCTCGCCGGTCATCTGGATACCTGA
- the folE gene encoding GTP cyclohydrolase I FolE, translating into MNPQLPQHYREILIGVGENPEREGLLDTPKRAAKAMQYLCHGYQQSLDEIVNGALFASDNDEMVIVRDIELYSLCEHHLLPFIGKAHVAYIPTGKVLGLSKVARIVDMYARRLQIQENLTKQIADAIQSVTHAAGVAVVIEAKHMCMMMRGVEKQNSVMSSSVMLGAFRESCNTRQEFLQLIGRSK; encoded by the coding sequence ATGAATCCGCAACTGCCGCAGCACTACCGTGAAATTCTCATTGGCGTGGGCGAAAACCCCGAGCGCGAGGGCCTGCTAGATACGCCCAAGCGTGCCGCCAAGGCCATGCAGTACCTTTGCCATGGCTACCAGCAGTCGCTGGACGAGATCGTCAACGGCGCGCTGTTCGCCTCCGATAACGACGAGATGGTGATCGTCCGCGACATCGAGCTGTACTCGCTGTGCGAGCACCACCTGCTGCCCTTCATCGGCAAGGCGCATGTCGCCTACATCCCCACCGGCAAGGTGCTTGGCCTGTCGAAGGTGGCGCGTATCGTCGACATGTACGCACGACGCCTGCAGATCCAGGAGAACCTGACCAAGCAGATCGCCGACGCCATCCAGAGTGTCACCCATGCCGCCGGCGTGGCCGTGGTGATCGAGGCCAAGCACATGTGCATGATGATGCGTGGGGTGGAAAAGCAGAACTCGGTGATGAGCAGCTCGGTTATGCTGGGTGCCTTCCGCGAGTCCTGCAACACTCGCCAGGAATTCCTGCAACTGATCGGACGGAGCAAGTAA
- the folX gene encoding dihydroneopterin triphosphate 2'-epimerase, with protein sequence MPRLDPGMARIRVKDLRLRTYIGIKEEEILNKQDVLINLTILYPADEAVRDNDIDHALNYRTITKAVIRHVEENRFALLERLTQEILDLVMSNPAVHYAEVEVDKLHALRFAESVSITLAAQR encoded by the coding sequence ATGCCACGCCTGGACCCCGGCATGGCGCGTATCCGCGTCAAGGATCTGCGCCTGCGTACCTATATCGGCATCAAGGAAGAGGAAATTCTCAACAAGCAGGATGTGCTGATCAACCTGACCATCCTCTACCCGGCCGACGAGGCGGTGCGTGACAACGACATCGACCACGCGCTGAACTATCGCACCATTACCAAGGCGGTGATCCGCCACGTCGAGGAAAACCGCTTCGCCCTGCTCGAACGCCTGACCCAGGAAATCCTCGACCTGGTGATGAGTAACCCGGCCGTGCACTACGCCGAAGTGGAAGTCGACAAACTGCATGCCCTGCGCTTCGCCGAGTCGGTGTCGATCACCCTCGCCGCCCAGCGCTGA